A section of the Oreochromis aureus strain Israel breed Guangdong linkage group 22, ZZ_aureus, whole genome shotgun sequence genome encodes:
- the azin1b gene encoding antizyme inhibitor 1b: protein MKGLTDQPSYIVELLEGGVTLEDVIDGHICEQAVVEKSAFVVGDLGALMRQHLCWQSLVPHVQPYYPVKCNSSPVAIELLASLGLGFICTNKAEMSLVLDHGVPPENIILSSVFKQLAHIKYAAKNNIQHLVCENEAELSKIARLHPDAKLLLQLTTEAHAAETSMAFGSSLKSCRHLLEAAKELGVEVVGVTFHIPSSCQDLQQAYTHALSDARCVFDMGVELGFNMNILDIGGGFTGSEFQLKQVETAVRPLLAAYFPQLSGVQVLAQPGSFYVASAFSLAVNVIGKKVVTRHWDTLAQGENNEDTEFLYYMNEGVYGPFGRKLLGNSIPAPSVHKRALCAEEAMYASSLWGPSLDPLDQVVERCLLPELSVGDWLLFSNMGVCGLEDLSCLSTAPPLPIYYTVSTSDWYEMQEAGVTLDGTMKNFSFLPYSP from the exons ATGAAAGGACTCACTGACCAACCCAGCTACATCGTTGAACTCCTGGAGGGAGGAGTGACTCTGGAAGATGTTATTGATGGACACATCTGTGAACAGGCTGTG gtGGAGAAAAGTGCTTTTGTGGTGGGTGATCTCGGTGCACTGATGCGACAGCATTTGTGCTGGCAGAGCCTGGTGCCACATGTGCAGCCCTACTACCCAGTCAAGTGCAACAGCAGCCCTGTGGCCATTGAGTTGCTGGCATCCTTGGGCCTGGGCTTcatttgcaccaacaag GCTGAAATGAGCCTGGTGCTGGATCATGGTGTACCACCGGAAAACATCATCCTCTCAAGTGTGTTCAAGCAACTGGCACACATCAAGTATGCTGCCAAGAACAACATCCAGCATCTTGTTTGTGAAAATGAGGCAGAGTTGTCCAAGATTGCCCGTCTGCACCCTGATGCAAA GTTGCTGCTGCAGTTGACCACAGAGGCCCACGCGGCTGAGACCAGCATGGCCTTCGGCTCCTCTCTCAAGAGCTGCCGGcacctgctggaagcagccaagGAGCTGGGAGTCGAGGTGGTGGGGGTAACCTTCCACATCCCCAGCTCCTGCCAGGACCTGCAACAGGCCTACACCCATGCACTGTCAGATGCCCGCTGTGTGTTTGACATGGGG GTGGAATTGGGGTTTAACATGAACATCCTTGACATTGGTGGTGGATTTACTGGCTCGGAGTTTCAGCTGAAACAG GTTGAAACTGCAGTCAGGCCACTGCTGGCTGCCTACTTCCCCCAGCTTTCTGGTGTGCAGGTCTTGGCCCAGCCAGGCAGCTTCTACGTAGCCTCCGCCTTCAGCCTGGCTGTCAATGTGATTGGCAAGAAGGTGGTGACTCGCCACTGGGACACCCTAGCTCAAG GTGAGAACAATGAGGATACTGAGTTCCTGTACTACATGAATGAGGGTGTTTATGGTCCATTTGGCCGCAAGCTGCTGGGAAACTCCATCCCTGCCCCATCAGTACACAAG CGTGCGTTGTGTGCTGAGGAGGCAATGTATGCCAGCAGCCTGTGGGGGCCCTCACTGGACCCCTTGGACCAGGTGGTGGAGCGCTGCCTGCTACCAGAGCTCAGTGTGGGAGACTGGCTTCTGTTCTCCAACATGGGGGTGTGCGGCCTAGAGGACCTAAGCTGCCTCTCCACTGCCCCTCCACTGCCCATCTACTACACAGTCTCCACCTCTGACTG GTACGAAATGCAGGAGGCCGGCGTGACACTGGATGGCACCATGAAGAACTTCTCCTTCCTCCCGTACAGTCCCTAA